From one Trifolium pratense cultivar HEN17-A07 linkage group LG1, ARS_RC_1.1, whole genome shotgun sequence genomic stretch:
- the LOC123892181 gene encoding B3 domain-containing protein At2g33720-like, translating into MASRINIPNDFVCVCLSLGGGSCGRFPFRCLTFDEIHFPFRCLRMNNNSDYQWEIKKVLEESDCGRLRRLWLNKDLANDFVIPVLMGGAEAAKEKQGVEVQVWDVDTKSLHSLVFKIWASAQCHVFIKTWFNEFVLRRELKKGDVIGLHWDQANQRFNFSVLYSSN; encoded by the coding sequence ATGGCTAGCCGCATCAATATTCCCAATGACTTCGTTTGTGTCTGCTTATCACTCGGTGGTGGTTCTTGCGGCCGTTTCCCTTTCCGTTGTTTAACATTTGATGAGATCCATTTCCCATTTCGTTGTTTAAGAATGAACAATAATTCTGATTATCAATGGGAGATTAAGAAGGTCTTGGAAGAGAGTGATTGTGGCCGTTTGAGAAGGCTTTGGTTGAATAAGGATCTGGCTAATGATTTTGTAATTCCTGTGTTGATGGGTGGTGCTGAAGCTGCTAAGGAGAAACAAGGAGTGGAAGTTCAAGTATGGGATGTTGACACAAAATCTCTCCATTCTCTCGTTTTCAAGATATGGGCTTCCGCACAATGTCATGTTTTCATCAAGACGTGGTTCAATGAATTTGTTCTTCGAAGGGAATTGAAGAAAGGGGATGTAATTGGTCTTCATTGGGATCAAGCAAACCAACGATTTAATTTCTCGGTTCTCTATAGCTCTAATTAG